A stretch of DNA from Phormidium ambiguum IAM M-71:
CAGTTGTCCAGAAATGTGCCGCTTTTGTTTGGCGAGTTATTTAACTTTGCCGTTTCGGACTGCGAGTTTAGAAAGTTCTTTGATTCCCGCAATTGAAAAAGGTTTAGAAGTAACTGATAGACTGGGATTGCTTGGTGCGTCGGTAACTCAGCATCCAGAGTTTGAAACTTTGTTAGATTATTTAGCGCAACCAAAGTATGATAATGTACGATTAAGTATTGCTTCTGTGCGAACCAATACAGTAACGCAGAAGTTAGCAGAAATTTTAGCAAAACGGGATACGCGATCGATCACTATTGCTGTAGAAAGTGGTTCGGCAAAGGTGCGAGAAATTATTAATAAAAAGCTGCAAAATGAGGAAATTATCCAAGCTGCTGTTAATGCGAAAGCAGGTGGTTTGAAAGGGATAAAACTCTATGGAATGGTGGGTATTCCTGGGGAAGAAACTACGGATTTAGATGCTACTGTTTCGATGATGCGAGAAATAAAAAAAGCTGCGCCTGGGTTAAGATTAAGTTTAGGTTGTAGCACTTTTGTGCCGAAAGCACATACACCTTTTCAATGGTTTGGAGTGAATAACCAAGCAGAAAAAAGATTGAAGTTTTTGGAAAAACAATTGAAATCGCAAGGGATGGAATTTCGCCCAGAAAGTTATAATTGGTCGGTTATTCAAGCTTTAATATCAAGGGGCGATCGCAGACTTTCCCATCTGTTAGAATTAACTCGTAATTATGGCGATTCTTTGGGTAGCTATCGTCGCGCTTTTAAAGAATTACGGGGAAAGTTGCCAGAGTTAGATTATTACGTTCATGCTAACTGGGATTTAGAACAAGTTTTACCTTGGAGTCATTTACAAGGGCCATTGCCAGTGGCTACATTGCAGAAACATCGTAGCATGGCGATCGCTAATTTCCCCGAAATACCAAGTTAATTTTAACTAGCAACTTTTCAAAGAAATATTAAGAGTAATAGGCAACAGCAGAATTAGAAGAGTAGGCTAGTAATCATCTAATTCTGCTGATTTTCACTTTTAATTTTACAGGAGAAATAATCGATGCAACTTATAAAATATAAGTACAATTACCAAAACTTATTTCGGCAAATTTGTTTAGGATTTAGTGCATCTTTGTGTTTAATAGCAACATTAGAAATAAATCCAGTTAAAGCTAATAGTATAGAAATTGCCCAAGCAGCTTCAGTTTGCGAAAGTAGCGGTGGTAGTCAATTTGTGAGTGCAGAAACGAGAAACTATTTAGTCTATATTTGTGGTGGTGATAATCCTAATACTTATGTTGGTATGGCAAAAAATGGAGGAAATAGTATTTCCTTACCTCTACAAGCTGTTTCTAGAGACAGATTTGTAGCAGTTAATGGTGATACTCGTTATACTCTGACTCGGACGGAATTAATTGTGACTCAAAAAGGACGAGTTATAGTTAGAGAAAGGGCTCAGTGGAAACGATAATTTAATCAAATTAAACCAAAAAATAGTACAGTATGAGATTAAGAAGCAACTTATTAATAAAATAA
This window harbors:
- a CDS encoding B12-binding domain-containing radical SAM protein; this encodes MNSDIFAAERLLFTPATPNNDAIPTIFAFPNEYTVGITSLGYQIVWATLAMRSDLEVKRLFTDLQEQLPRNPEVVGFSVSWELDYINILNLLELLEIPLRSSKRTDTDALIFGGGPVLTANPEPFADFFDIILLGDGEILLDNFIDAYKEVRFADRQTKLQRLAQVPGIYVPSLYEVTYRDPTGVIASIQPINQEIPAKIEKQTYRGNTLSASTVVTEKAAWENIYMVEVVRSCPEMCRFCLASYLTLPFRTASLESSLIPAIEKGLEVTDRLGLLGASVTQHPEFETLLDYLAQPKYDNVRLSIASVRTNTVTQKLAEILAKRDTRSITIAVESGSAKVREIINKKLQNEEIIQAAVNAKAGGLKGIKLYGMVGIPGEETTDLDATVSMMREIKKAAPGLRLSLGCSTFVPKAHTPFQWFGVNNQAEKRLKFLEKQLKSQGMEFRPESYNWSVIQALISRGDRRLSHLLELTRNYGDSLGSYRRAFKELRGKLPELDYYVHANWDLEQVLPWSHLQGPLPVATLQKHRSMAIANFPEIPS